From one Candidatus Poribacteria bacterium genomic stretch:
- a CDS encoding tetratricopeptide repeat protein, with amino-acid sequence MTQTTKHPVDDEADVPDSVSRVDTVSDIENQRQLNDLRREYLDGRLDTVNQWLVVIGLILAFFAVAIPVVTGIAAYVAYTQFQRIESEAEEHLKEAKEYASEAAKYLEDIQEQKKIAEEVVSGLTSGDINKLIQSGESEVSPEVEEFLQTIQRNPGASVIDKAIVDAFRLQKEEKTDEAIKKWSSIANTAEGIDNDIAAAAFFALGTIKTSLGRREEAISDANEAIRLKPNYVEAYFLRGLSNENSGRREEAISDLNEAIRLKPNDARAYFIRGLSKNNSGRREEAISDLNEAIRLKPNDAQAYYLRGTVKGNLSKMEEAKADYQTALKLAEQQGDENLKTTLEGILQGFKDKE; translated from the coding sequence ATGACACAAACAACGAAACACCCTGTTGACGACGAAGCAGACGTTCCAGATAGCGTGAGCCGTGTTGATACTGTTAGTGATATAGAAAATCAACGTCAACTCAACGATTTACGACGTGAATATCTTGATGGCCGGTTGGATACTGTTAATCAATGGCTGGTTGTTATAGGTTTAATTCTTGCCTTTTTTGCAGTTGCAATTCCGGTTGTAACCGGTATTGCTGCTTATGTTGCCTACACTCAGTTTCAACGTATTGAATCCGAGGCAGAGGAACACCTTAAGGAAGCCAAGGAGTATGCCAGTGAAGCAGCAAAATATCTTGAGGACATCCAGGAGCAAAAGAAAATAGCAGAAGAAGTTGTATCAGGATTGACGAGTGGAGACATCAATAAACTCATTCAGTCCGGAGAATCTGAAGTGTCCCCAGAAGTTGAGGAATTCCTACAAACGATTCAACGGAATCCTGGGGCATCCGTAATAGATAAAGCTATCGTTGATGCGTTCAGATTGCAGAAAGAGGAGAAAACCGATGAGGCTATTAAGAAGTGGAGTTCTATTGCGAATACAGCAGAGGGGATTGATAACGATATAGCCGCGGCGGCATTTTTCGCTCTTGGAACAATCAAGACTTCTTTGGGGAGACGTGAGGAGGCGATTTCAGACGCTAATGAGGCAATCCGCTTAAAGCCAAATTATGTTGAGGCATACTTTCTTCGTGGACTCTCCAACGAGAATTCGGGGAGACGTGAGGAGGCGATTTCAGACCTTAATGAGGCAATCCGTTTAAAGCCAAATGATGCTCGGGCTTATTTCATTCGTGGACTCTCCAAAAATAATTCGGGGAGACGTGAGGAGGCGATTTCAGACCTTAATGAGGCAATCCGTTTAAAGCCAAATGACGCTCAGGCTTATTACCTTCGTGGCACTGTAAAGGGAAACCTTAGCAAAATGGAGGAGGCAAAGGCAGATTATCAGACGGCTTTAAAACTCGCTGAACAACAAGGAGACGAAAATCTCAAAACGACTCTTGAAGGAATACTTCAAGGATTCAAAGATAAAGAGTAG